The genomic DNA CACATCCATCAACGTCCTCACGTGCGCGTAGTTCTCGTCCAGGGACAGGTCGTTCTCCCGCACGAACGTCAGCAGTTGCGCATAGGGCTCCTCATCCCCTGGTGAGCCGACATCCAGCTCGCCCGTGCCCTGCACGATGACCACCTTCTTGCGATCGAGCCCATGGTGTTGCGCGAGGTAGTACTCGTCATAGCGCTCGCGCAGCTCATGCAGCCCCCAGTACTCCCCATTGAGGTACATGGCCGCGGGGCGGCACGCCTGAAGATCCAGCCCGATGCCGACGAGCATTCCCTGCAGCGCGCAATCCTTGAGCTTCGAGGTGAGGGTGTCCTGCCCGGACGTGCGGACGATCAGCCGCTTGAACTCGCGGAGCGACGACTCGGGGAAGACAGCCGCCTTGAACGTATCCGGGCCGTAGTCATCCTTCGCGTACAGGCGCAGGCTCTTCTGCGGCAGCGCGGCGCTGCCCGAGCCGTGGATGCGCACCCCGGCGTTCTGCGCCAGCACCCGCTGCCCCGTCGACTCGAACCACTCGACGTGCACGGGGCGCTCCCAGTCCTTGCCGTCCTGCATGTAGTTGCCGGTTCCCCAGTGCCAGGGCCAGCTCGGATCGTCTTCATGGACCTTGCCAGGGACGTAGATGCCCTGGGTGTGGTCGAAGAAGTTCCCGGCGTCGCTCACGAGCGACACGATCGGCAGCGTGGAGGGAAGTCCTCCCAGCAGATACGTCCGGGCCTCGGCGGGGCCCACCGGGATGTCGCCCGAGAAGCGCTGGATGCGCACCACGGTGGCGAGCGGGACGTCGTCCATCGGAGGCATCCACCGCCAGTACAGCGGCGCGTCCGCCGGAGTCGTGGGAATGAGCGACAAGGGCGCCGGCTCTCCCCGGCGGCTCAACAGGACGAGCGGGCCACTGGCCAAGGGCGAGGTGGACGTGGGCGTCGAGCCATCCAGCGTGTAGCGCGTCTGGGTCACCGAGGAGCCCGGCAGGCTCAGGAGCGATTCGGCCTGGTAGAGGCCCGCGTCGGAATCGAAGCGCACGCGCTGGAAGTCGATGCGCGCGCGCCCCACCTGATCCTGGACGTCATAGGCCCGGACCTCGAGCGACGTCGCGTCGTCACCCGGCCGCCAGACGATGCTCCAATGCGTCCCTTCCGGGTCCACGTCCGCCAGACCGACGAATCGCGCGTCCTCGTGGACCTCGACGCGCACGATCCCCGCCCGGCTCTGGACGGAGCCCTCGAGTACATGGCGGGGATTGTCCATCCCCGTGATTTCCACCGTGGGAACGGAAAACTCCAACCGTTCCGCCTGGACAACGGCACGCCCTGAATCCTGCTCACATGCGGCCAGCACCAGCGTGGCGGCGAGCAGCGCCGCACGCGTTCCCTGACAGGAGAACATCTATTTCCCCCACTCCAGACATCTGGAGTCCCGTCAGCTCCGGCCCAGCTCAGCTTCCGGTCGCGGCAAGTTGCCTCAACTGGGGCGCCGCCGACAAGAACTTCAACTCCGGGTGCTTCTCCTCGGCGTGCTGCATGGCCCAATCATCCCGGAATAGGACTAGAGGCAGGCCATCCCGGTCCTGCACTGTCTGCCGGTTGCCTTCCCAATCGAACGTCTTCGGATCGAAGTTCGGCCCCACCACCCACCGCGCGTGGCTGAACGGCAACCGGTCCAGGATGATGCGCGCGCCGTACTCGTGCTCCACGCGGAACTGGAGCACTTCGAATTGCAGCGCACCCACCACGCCGACGATGGGGTCCTTCATTCCCATTCCAAGCTGCTGGAAGATTTGCACCGTCCCTTCCTCGGACAGTTGCTCCAGGCCCTTCTCCATCTGCTTGCGGCGCAAGGGATCCTTCGAGCGCACGATGGCGAAGTACTCCGGGCTGAAGCGCGGCACGCTCTCGAAGAGCAGGTCCTCGCCTTCCGCGAGCGTGTCCCCGATGCGGAACATGCCCGGGTCGAACAGGCCAATCACATCCCCCGGCCACGCGTCCTCGATGGCGGTGCGCTCGGCTGCGAGGAACTGGCTCGGCTTGGCCAGGCGCACGTCCTTGCCCAACCGCGAGTGGAACGCGCTCATCCCCTTGGTGTAGCGGCCCGACACCACGCGAAGGAACGCGATGCGGTCACGGTGCGCGGGGTCCATGTTCGCCTGGATCTTGAACACGAAGCCCGAGAACTTCGGGTACGTGGGCTCGCGCGGGCCCTCCTTCGTCTGGCGCGAGGTGGGCGCCGGCGCCAACTCCAGGAAGGCGTCCAGGAAGGGCCGCACGCCGAAGTTCGTCATCGCGCTGCCGAAGAACATGGGCGTGAGCTGGCCCGAGGTCACCTTCTCCCGGGTGAACTCGTCGCCACCAATGTCCAGCAGCTCGATCTCCTCCTTGAGGGTGGCCAGCTCGCGCTCGGTGAGCACCGAGTGGATTTCCTCGGAGTCGATCGACACCGAGCGCTCGGCCACCTCGGACTCGCCGTGGCGCCCCTCCGCGGAGAAGACGTGCACCACCTTGTGCTGCCGGTCATACACGCCCCGGAACTCGGGCCCCATGCCGATGGGCCAGTTCATCGGGTAGGCGCGCAGGCCCAGCACCTGCTCGAGCTCGTCCATGAGCTCCAGCGGCGCGCGACCGAAACGGTCCAGCTTGTTCACGAAGGTGAAGATGGGGATGCCGCGCATGCGGCAGACCTTGAAGAGCTTCTTGGTCTGCGGCTCCACGCCCTTGGCCGCGTCGATGAGCATCACCGCCGCGTCCGCCGCCGCCAGCGTGCGGTAGGTGTCCTCGGAGAAGTCCTGGTGGCCCGGGGTGTCCAGCAGGTTCACCGCGTGGCCCCGGTAGGGGAACTGCAACACCGAGGACGTCACGGAGATACCGCGCTGCTTCTCCAACTCCATCCAATCGCTCGTCGCGTGACGGCTCGCGCGGCGCGCCTTCACGCTGCCCGCCAGATGGATGGCGCCACCATAGAGCAACAGCTTCTCGGTGAGGGTCGTCTTGCCCGCGTCGGGGTGGGAGATAATCGCGAAGGTGCGCCGACGGGCGACCTCCTGGTCGAGCTCGAATGCCATGAGGAGTGCAACTATCACGGGGCGTGTGTTTTTTCGCGGCCCACTCACGTCCTCGGCGCTCCACCGAGAGCCACCCAAGGTGCCGGGCGCCTGGAGTGCCGTCTCGCGTACACTCCCCGTCCCCCTCCCTTCACCCCAGGAGACACCATGCAGCGAGACCACTACTCGACGGGAACCCCCTGGGAACCCCGCGTGGGTTACTCCCGCGCCGTGCGCGCCGGGCCCTTCATCTTCGTCTCGGGCACCACGGCCACGGATGCCTCGGGCAACCTGGTGGGCGAGGGAGACGC from Melittangium boletus DSM 14713 includes the following:
- a CDS encoding CotH kinase family protein, which gives rise to MFSCQGTRAALLAATLVLAACEQDSGRAVVQAERLEFSVPTVEITGMDNPRHVLEGSVQSRAGIVRVEVHEDARFVGLADVDPEGTHWSIVWRPGDDATSLEVRAYDVQDQVGRARIDFQRVRFDSDAGLYQAESLLSLPGSSVTQTRYTLDGSTPTSTSPLASGPLVLLSRRGEPAPLSLIPTTPADAPLYWRWMPPMDDVPLATVVRIQRFSGDIPVGPAEARTYLLGGLPSTLPIVSLVSDAGNFFDHTQGIYVPGKVHEDDPSWPWHWGTGNYMQDGKDWERPVHVEWFESTGQRVLAQNAGVRIHGSGSAALPQKSLRLYAKDDYGPDTFKAAVFPESSLREFKRLIVRTSGQDTLTSKLKDCALQGMLVGIGLDLQACRPAAMYLNGEYWGLHELRERYDEYYLAQHHGLDRKKVVIVQGTGELDVGSPGDEEPYAQLLTFVRENDLSLDENYAHVRTLMDVDNFIDYTIAEVFFGNEDWPQNNVKLWRYRTSGTPGGEPSVQDGRWRWLLYDLDLAFTSGPDSDSLARLLTDDELPEPSVLLARKLLEVPEFKARFVSRFLWHLDNTFTEARMTARVDALAAKLAPEMPAQVSRWRYPASVGAWSNQVQYLRDALKRRPVVVRQFLEEAFGPL
- a CDS encoding peptide chain release factor 3, giving the protein MAFELDQEVARRRTFAIISHPDAGKTTLTEKLLLYGGAIHLAGSVKARRASRHATSDWMELEKQRGISVTSSVLQFPYRGHAVNLLDTPGHQDFSEDTYRTLAAADAAVMLIDAAKGVEPQTKKLFKVCRMRGIPIFTFVNKLDRFGRAPLELMDELEQVLGLRAYPMNWPIGMGPEFRGVYDRQHKVVHVFSAEGRHGESEVAERSVSIDSEEIHSVLTERELATLKEEIELLDIGGDEFTREKVTSGQLTPMFFGSAMTNFGVRPFLDAFLELAPAPTSRQTKEGPREPTYPKFSGFVFKIQANMDPAHRDRIAFLRVVSGRYTKGMSAFHSRLGKDVRLAKPSQFLAAERTAIEDAWPGDVIGLFDPGMFRIGDTLAEGEDLLFESVPRFSPEYFAIVRSKDPLRRKQMEKGLEQLSEEGTVQIFQQLGMGMKDPIVGVVGALQFEVLQFRVEHEYGARIILDRLPFSHARWVVGPNFDPKTFDWEGNRQTVQDRDGLPLVLFRDDWAMQHAEEKHPELKFLSAAPQLRQLAATGS